The following are from one region of the Thermoproteus uzoniensis 768-20 genome:
- a CDS encoding methyltransferase domain-containing protein: MERVAEYYDKLANIYDELYGQEQTVKYLKALAYVKGSRILDVGCGTGLGLGLLSPRYVLCVDISLGMLRRATARNPDADLLLADAYLLPLRQKSFDTALAITVFERLDDARALADFAEVVVAETLGRWLVSGAKI; this comes from the coding sequence GTGGAGCGCGTGGCCGAGTACTACGACAAGCTGGCTAACATATACGACGAACTCTACGGACAGGAGCAGACCGTCAAGTACCTCAAGGCGTTGGCCTACGTAAAGGGGTCGAGAATCCTAGACGTCGGTTGCGGCACGGGCCTCGGCCTAGGCCTCCTATCGCCTCGATACGTCCTGTGCGTCGACATATCGCTGGGTATGTTGAGGAGGGCAACGGCTAGAAACCCCGACGCCGATCTGCTGTTGGCCGACGCCTACTTGCTTCCCCTCAGGCAGAAGAGCTTCGACACGGCGCTTGCCATAACCGTGTTCGAGCGGCTCGACGACGCGAGGGCTCTGGCCGACTTCGCCGAGGTCGTCGTGGCGGAGACGCTCGGCCGTTGGCTCGTGTCGGGGGCTAAAATCTGA
- a CDS encoding tyrosine--tRNA ligase, whose amino-acid sequence MDVEERLKLITRYPAEEVLTLEELRGLLESGYKLNHYIGFEISGYIHIGTGLVSMSKVVDLQRAGVRPTVFLADIHSWLNNKLGGDLDLIRRVAVSYYTATFKKIIEALGGDPDGVRFVLGSDLYHNNDEYWFLLMDVVRNLTLSEVRHSLTILGRKMGESIPLAYLVYPPLQVADVFALGAHIPHGGIDQRRAHILAREVALKVRFYPLTVDGKRIKPVALHHKLLPALNISDKPKSKEELSEMKMSKSIPQSAIFVHDSPEEIRQKISKAYCPPRDTEYNPVLEILRISAFREERKEPFVLERPAKYGGPLEFSSYEELERAYAAGQIHPADLKNAAADALIKALEPIRAFFQGPGAKILQDMKDLVVTR is encoded by the coding sequence ATGGACGTCGAGGAGAGGCTGAAGCTGATAACCAGATACCCCGCCGAGGAGGTGCTCACGCTGGAGGAGCTCAGAGGTCTTCTCGAGTCGGGCTATAAGCTCAACCACTACATAGGCTTTGAGATATCCGGCTATATACATATCGGGACGGGCCTCGTGAGCATGTCCAAGGTGGTCGATCTGCAGAGGGCAGGCGTTAGGCCGACCGTGTTCCTCGCCGACATTCACTCTTGGCTCAACAACAAGCTGGGGGGCGATCTGGATCTGATCCGGCGCGTGGCCGTGTCCTACTACACGGCGACGTTCAAGAAGATAATAGAGGCTCTGGGAGGGGATCCGGACGGGGTCAGGTTCGTCTTGGGCTCCGACCTCTACCACAACAACGACGAGTATTGGTTCCTCCTCATGGACGTGGTGAGGAACCTTACCTTATCAGAGGTGCGCCACAGCTTGACCATACTCGGCAGGAAGATGGGCGAGTCGATACCTCTGGCCTACCTGGTGTACCCTCCGCTCCAGGTAGCCGACGTCTTCGCGTTGGGCGCCCACATACCCCACGGAGGCATAGACCAGAGGAGAGCCCATATATTGGCCAGAGAGGTTGCGTTGAAGGTGAGGTTCTACCCCCTGACCGTGGACGGCAAGAGGATAAAGCCGGTGGCTCTCCACCACAAGCTCCTGCCAGCCCTCAACATATCGGACAAGCCCAAGAGCAAGGAGGAGCTCAGCGAGATGAAGATGTCGAAGAGCATACCCCAAAGCGCTATATTCGTCCACGACAGTCCGGAGGAGATACGGCAGAAGATCTCCAAGGCCTACTGCCCTCCGAGGGACACCGAGTATAACCCAGTCCTGGAGATCCTCAGAATATCCGCGTTTAGGGAGGAGAGGAAGGAGCCCTTCGTGTTGGAGAGGCCAGCTAAATACGGCGGGCCTCTGGAGTTCTCGAGCTACGAGGAGCTGGAGAGGGCCTACGCGGCGGGCCAGATACACCCTGCTGATTTGAAGAACGCGGCGGCGGACGCGTTGATAAAGGCTCTGGAGCCCATACGCGCCTTCTTCCAAGGACCCGGGGCGAAGATCTTACAGGATATGAAGGATCTCGTGGTCACTAGATAG
- a CDS encoding DUF371 domain-containing protein, with product MAPATRVVKDVIVGRGHPNVTASNARTLEITKDLYVTRRGDCIVACCADKAGPELARDLLDALRRPGTVRVVVEAGGIAAAVTGRTPLATPTNPYRLVVRRSRYVDDSTLAVEADKAAADLPRDLVSRLRDGVVVKIEISVEPDDPA from the coding sequence GTGGCGCCGGCTACACGCGTCGTTAAGGACGTGATAGTCGGCCGCGGCCATCCCAACGTGACCGCCAGCAACGCGCGCACTCTTGAGATAACCAAGGACCTCTACGTCACCAGGCGGGGCGACTGCATAGTGGCTTGTTGCGCCGACAAGGCGGGGCCCGAGCTGGCCAGAGATCTGCTGGACGCTCTGAGGAGGCCGGGGACTGTCAGAGTCGTCGTGGAGGCCGGCGGCATCGCGGCCGCCGTTACCGGGAGGACTCCGCTGGCAACGCCGACGAACCCCTATAGGCTCGTCGTCAGGAGGAGCCGCTACGTGGACGACTCAACCTTGGCCGTAGAGGCCGACAAGGCAGCGGCGGATCTGCCCAGAGATCTAGTGTCTAGGCTGAGGGACGGAGTGGTGGTCAAGATCGAGATATCTGTCGAGCCCGACGATCCGGCGTAA
- a CDS encoding phosphatidate cytidylyltransferase encodes MDVRGLLVRKSFHIVGAVLLAVPLFVKVEPSLYYAALALAAGIFYSIQVKRPQILLDLRRDIFESLEDVFESLDKLVPVGRADLKVQYDALLDSIEKAIEAAERDYEKRGGYLGLLMGAVGILISYNIFGPTGLLPAVVGLAVYDSFSALVGTAMGRHRLPAVDATVEGMLGGAVPTFAVLIAAGYGPLASLVITAFVAAAEAYGIEDNLAIPIAAAAAAYMMSLV; translated from the coding sequence ATGGACGTCAGAGGGCTTTTAGTGAGGAAGTCGTTCCACATAGTCGGCGCCGTCCTCTTGGCCGTCCCCCTTTTCGTCAAGGTCGAGCCGTCGCTGTACTACGCCGCCTTGGCTCTGGCCGCCGGCATATTCTACTCTATACAAGTCAAGCGGCCGCAGATACTCCTCGACCTAAGGCGGGACATATTCGAGAGCTTGGAGGACGTCTTCGAGAGCTTGGACAAGCTAGTGCCCGTGGGGCGCGCCGATCTGAAGGTGCAGTACGACGCCTTGCTGGACTCCATAGAGAAGGCCATAGAGGCTGCGGAGAGGGACTACGAAAAGCGCGGCGGCTATTTAGGCCTCTTGATGGGGGCAGTGGGCATTCTCATATCCTACAACATATTCGGCCCCACGGGGCTCCTGCCGGCGGTGGTCGGCCTAGCCGTATACGACAGCTTCTCGGCCCTCGTCGGGACGGCGATGGGCAGACACAGACTGCCCGCCGTCGATGCGACCGTCGAGGGGATGCTCGGCGGCGCGGTGCCCACCTTCGCCGTGCTTATAGCGGCGGGCTACGGGCCTCTGGCCTCGTTGGTGATAACAGCATTCGTGGCGGCGGCCGAGGCGTACGGCATAGAGGACAACTTGGCCATACCCATAGCGGCCGCCGCGGCGGCCTACATGATGTCCCTAGTGTAG
- a CDS encoding PaREP1 family protein → MEAELERPWRDLGKYIEGRLREAVYEAELALKFLEAGMYRNAAGKAFQSFKALLAALAARHREQLVQRYPGAKATRGGKKVQYADWLIAVMPTGMMLEVARDLSSAEGQDLLQYANVALNLHEFRYNGLDKSGVLSRYARLSSVEEDIKALASYVSKKAAELRQY, encoded by the coding sequence GTGGAGGCGGAGTTAGAGAGGCCGTGGAGAGATCTAGGCAAATATATCGAGGGGAGGCTGAGGGAGGCCGTATACGAGGCGGAGCTGGCCCTGAAATTTCTCGAGGCTGGCATGTATAGGAACGCGGCGGGCAAGGCATTTCAGTCCTTCAAGGCGTTGTTGGCCGCCCTAGCCGCTAGGCATAGAGAGCAACTAGTCCAGAGATACCCTGGCGCCAAGGCCACTAGGGGCGGAAAGAAGGTCCAATATGCCGATTGGCTCATAGCCGTGATGCCTACGGGCATGATGTTGGAGGTGGCCAGAGATCTGTCCTCGGCTGAGGGGCAAGATCTTCTGCAATACGCCAACGTGGCCCTAAACCTACACGAGTTCCGGTACAACGGCTTGGATAAGAGCGGTGTGCTGAGCAGATACGCGCGCCTCAGCTCGGTGGAGGAGGACATAAAGGCTCTCGCCAGCTACGTGTCCAAGAAAGCCGCGGAGTTGCGCCAGTATTAA
- a CDS encoding PIN domain-containing protein — protein MSCYVLDASALFHGRDMRAFQGRLLTTRQILEELKDPRAQAALEILGVEVVDVDERRAEGLAKKAPGLSKADLSALALALETGCTLLTDDVALAKAARKLGVKVKGFYFVK, from the coding sequence GTGAGTTGCTACGTCCTGGATGCCAGCGCCTTGTTCCACGGACGCGACATGAGGGCGTTCCAGGGACGTCTGCTGACCACCAGACAGATCCTCGAAGAGCTCAAGGACCCCAGGGCGCAGGCGGCGCTCGAGATACTCGGCGTGGAGGTCGTCGACGTGGACGAGAGGAGGGCGGAGGGGCTGGCCAAGAAGGCGCCGGGCCTCAGCAAGGCGGATCTATCGGCGCTTGCGCTGGCCCTCGAGACGGGGTGCACGCTTCTGACCGACGACGTGGCTTTGGCGAAGGCGGCCAGGAAGCTCGGCGTCAAGGTCAAGGGCTTCTACTTCGTCAAATAG
- a CDS encoding NAD(+)/NADH kinase — MIALAYRGDLADFAARLKSLLGASELDCSAGRPDVTVVVGGDGTLLEAIHRHPCVLDSLVVHVGGGRINFYRTTRIGEASLEEVARRVLSRDLNVVELPTIDAGGCTAVNEVVIRNADYRKLLSFRITASAPIIGGRADGIIISTPQGSAGYAVSTWGPVVDYRLEAFVISFIAPYTLYLRPLVVPQEPLEISTAQEAELTCDGYGGLRGRSFTIKKGARRLRLAVFGEYDYYDRVLSRLLSP, encoded by the coding sequence GTGATCGCCCTCGCCTACCGTGGCGATCTGGCCGACTTCGCGGCGAGGCTGAAGTCTTTGTTGGGCGCCTCGGAGCTCGACTGCTCAGCGGGCCGGCCCGACGTGACCGTGGTCGTCGGGGGCGACGGCACTCTTCTGGAGGCGATACACCGGCACCCCTGCGTGCTCGACTCCTTGGTTGTCCACGTGGGGGGCGGGCGTATAAACTTCTACAGAACCACGAGAATTGGCGAGGCCTCCTTGGAGGAGGTCGCGAGGAGGGTCCTCTCGCGGGATCTAAACGTTGTAGAGCTACCGACTATAGACGCCGGTGGCTGTACGGCCGTCAACGAGGTGGTGATCCGCAACGCAGACTACAGAAAGCTCCTCTCCTTCAGGATCACGGCCTCCGCCCCTATAATAGGGGGCCGCGCCGACGGGATAATAATCTCAACGCCTCAAGGATCGGCGGGCTACGCCGTGTCGACGTGGGGCCCCGTGGTGGACTACAGGCTTGAGGCCTTTGTCATATCCTTCATAGCCCCCTACACCCTCTATCTGAGGCCCCTAGTGGTGCCGCAAGAGCCTCTCGAGATATCGACGGCTCAGGAAGCCGAGCTGACCTGCGACGGCTACGGCGGGCTCCGCGGCAGGTCGTTCACGATCAAGAAAGGCGCGAGGAGGCTGAGGCTGGCGGTCTTCGGCGAGTACGACTACTACGACAGAGTGCTCTCCAGGCTCCTGTCGCCGTGA
- a CDS encoding DUF86 domain-containing protein: MARIRALAEYAAKLTAYLDGVVKRGYDLADWDDLMAILHALQLQAQALVDAAQRAASLLGEPAQTYAEAGESLFRRGVFDAEDLRLYRSIVGFRNVVVCGYASVDAARVDEILRTGLYRKVLALIDKIARALPDPQ; the protein is encoded by the coding sequence ATGGCGAGGATAAGGGCTTTGGCCGAGTACGCGGCCAAGCTCACCGCGTATCTCGACGGAGTCGTCAAGAGGGGCTACGATCTGGCCGACTGGGACGATCTGATGGCGATACTCCACGCCCTTCAGCTTCAAGCCCAAGCGCTGGTAGACGCGGCGCAGAGGGCCGCATCTCTGTTGGGGGAGCCCGCCCAGACATACGCCGAGGCCGGCGAGTCGCTTTTCAGACGCGGCGTCTTCGACGCCGAGGATTTAAGACTATACCGCTCGATCGTGGGCTTCAGGAACGTGGTGGTGTGTGGCTACGCCTCGGTGGACGCGGCGAGGGTCGACGAGATCTTGAGGACGGGCTTGTACCGCAAGGTCCTGGCCCTTATCGATAAAATAGCTAGGGCTCTGCCAGATCCCCAATAG
- a CDS encoding nucleotidyltransferase domain-containing protein, with protein sequence MEISVGGTYRVSLDALKGFPWDRYVRFAFLFGSATSGGSAGDLDIAISDVGLEALGELLAELAKRLSLLEDYIDLLIVNERTPCPLVLEALRGVPLYVADWDEVYRYFNICQDQQIDSRKLALLETALESIWRG encoded by the coding sequence GTGGAGATTTCCGTGGGCGGGACGTATAGGGTCTCGCTGGACGCCCTCAAGGGATTTCCCTGGGACAGATACGTGAGGTTCGCCTTTTTGTTCGGCTCGGCTACTTCGGGGGGCTCCGCGGGCGATCTGGACATAGCGATATCGGACGTAGGCCTGGAGGCGTTGGGGGAGCTGTTGGCCGAGCTGGCTAAGAGGCTTTCGTTGCTGGAGGACTACATAGACTTGTTGATCGTAAACGAGAGGACTCCCTGTCCTCTGGTCTTGGAGGCCTTGAGGGGCGTGCCGCTGTACGTGGCCGATTGGGATGAGGTATATAGATACTTCAATATCTGTCAAGACCAACAGATAGACTCCAGGAAGCTGGCCCTTCTCGAGACGGCGCTGGAGTCGATATGGCGAGGATAA
- a CDS encoding Mut7-C RNAse domain-containing protein: MVTCLRKGGAAPSCVAVDAMLGWLARWLRILGVDARYGEQSDEELAETPCLLVTRDRELFKRRRGPAVLLLTDDHVAWISALMRALGVESFKKTRCPKCNAELEEIPCAEAEKRAGHPIRSDRCWACPNCGSVYWEGSHWRGIREVVEKAAKTPVDCAEAD; the protein is encoded by the coding sequence GTGGTGACCTGCCTCCGCAAAGGCGGGGCGGCCCCCAGTTGCGTCGCCGTCGACGCCATGCTCGGCTGGCTCGCCAGATGGCTGAGGATCCTCGGAGTAGACGCCAGATACGGAGAGCAGTCGGACGAGGAGCTCGCCGAGACGCCGTGCCTTTTGGTCACAAGAGACAGAGAGCTCTTCAAGAGGCGCAGAGGGCCCGCTGTCCTGCTCCTCACCGACGACCACGTGGCCTGGATATCGGCGTTGATGCGCGCCCTCGGCGTGGAGTCCTTCAAGAAGACCAGATGCCCCAAATGCAACGCCGAGCTCGAGGAGATACCCTGCGCAGAGGCCGAGAAAAGGGCCGGCCACCCGATACGCTCCGACAGATGCTGGGCCTGCCCCAACTGCGGCTCGGTCTACTGGGAAGGCTCACACTGGCGCGGCATCAGGGAGGTCGTCGAGAAGGCCGCGAAAACCCCCGTGGACTGCGCGGAGGCAGACTGA
- the rqcH gene encoding ribosome rescue protein RqcH, translated as MKTSLTVVDLYASAREIKSLVGRRVENIYTTSSGYLFKFSGGVYLTVNEARASLTGTVGERDYRGAETLRGLIRDERLTDVYLPRFDKLLVLKFSDVELVAELLRPFNLIAVRDGKVVWLDHHYRGKDREVKAGAPYTPPPMPYVDPLARAEEAAEVLRRAQDVKRALSRELGLGPEVAEEVYARSSGDAEAALRALRDLVEEVSSGQLRPTVYMAGGVPVTVTPVKYISVRAELEEEYDAFWKALDRYFADVELRKAVELKTAELKAKKAKLEQSIAKLRGEIQEYRKRSEELYSLAKTMLSLKYELEEAMQAILRNEEIGASIRILDVNRTSKEAVLEHSGLRFKLRLDRPVGRQIEEVFEEAKDYARRAAKAEEALKRLEEELARVESERAEAERAVAERVRKAAERAWFEKFRWFLALGRVPAIGGRDASQNEAAVRRYLKDDYLFFHADVPGASAVVAKPTQDEAALLELAQFAASYSRAWRAGIHAVDVFYVPGRQVSKQPPSGEYLARGSFMIYGSKNYIRHVRLELAVGVRDDGGVRRIVAAPPKSIAALAERYVVVTPGSGEKSRVAKEIARRWKAEQLIDEIIAALPGPSTIGEWGSGQPMGWDEIKAAFSTW; from the coding sequence GTGAAGACCTCGTTGACGGTCGTAGATCTATACGCCTCGGCGAGGGAGATCAAAAGTCTAGTGGGGAGGCGCGTCGAGAATATATATACAACATCCTCTGGATATCTATTCAAGTTCTCCGGAGGCGTTTACCTGACAGTGAACGAGGCGAGGGCCTCGCTAACGGGGACAGTCGGCGAGCGCGACTACAGAGGCGCCGAGACTTTAAGGGGACTCATACGCGACGAAAGGCTCACCGACGTCTACCTGCCGAGGTTCGACAAGTTGCTGGTCCTCAAATTCAGCGACGTGGAGCTGGTGGCGGAGCTTCTAAGGCCCTTCAACCTGATAGCGGTGAGGGACGGCAAGGTGGTCTGGCTCGACCACCACTACAGAGGCAAGGACCGCGAGGTCAAGGCGGGCGCGCCCTACACGCCCCCTCCCATGCCCTATGTGGACCCGTTGGCCAGAGCCGAGGAGGCGGCTGAGGTCTTGAGGAGAGCGCAGGACGTGAAGAGGGCGTTGTCGAGGGAGCTGGGCCTGGGCCCGGAAGTCGCCGAGGAGGTCTACGCCAGATCCTCAGGCGACGCCGAGGCCGCCTTGAGGGCTCTTAGGGACCTCGTCGAGGAGGTCTCCAGCGGGCAGTTGAGGCCCACGGTATATATGGCCGGCGGCGTCCCCGTCACGGTAACACCTGTCAAGTACATATCGGTGAGGGCCGAGCTGGAGGAGGAATACGACGCGTTCTGGAAGGCGTTGGACAGATATTTCGCCGACGTCGAGCTCAGGAAAGCCGTAGAGCTCAAGACGGCCGAGCTCAAGGCCAAGAAGGCCAAGCTGGAGCAGTCGATCGCCAAGCTGAGGGGGGAGATACAGGAGTACAGGAAGAGGAGCGAGGAGCTGTACTCGTTGGCCAAGACCATGCTCTCGCTGAAGTACGAGCTGGAGGAGGCGATGCAGGCAATATTGCGCAACGAGGAGATAGGGGCAAGTATACGTATACTAGACGTAAACAGGACGAGCAAGGAGGCAGTCCTCGAACACTCCGGCTTGAGGTTCAAGCTGAGGCTGGACCGGCCTGTGGGCAGACAGATAGAGGAGGTGTTCGAGGAGGCGAAGGACTACGCCAGGAGGGCCGCCAAAGCCGAAGAGGCCCTCAAGAGACTGGAGGAGGAGCTGGCGCGGGTCGAGAGCGAGCGCGCCGAGGCCGAGAGGGCCGTGGCGGAGCGCGTGAGGAAAGCCGCCGAGAGGGCTTGGTTCGAGAAGTTCAGGTGGTTCCTCGCCCTCGGCCGCGTGCCCGCCATAGGGGGGAGAGACGCGTCGCAGAACGAGGCGGCGGTGCGCCGATACCTGAAAGACGACTACTTGTTCTTCCACGCAGACGTGCCTGGAGCCTCCGCCGTAGTGGCCAAGCCGACGCAAGACGAGGCGGCTCTGCTCGAGCTGGCCCAGTTCGCGGCCTCCTACAGCAGGGCTTGGAGGGCCGGAATACACGCAGTAGACGTGTTCTACGTACCCGGGAGGCAGGTCAGCAAACAGCCGCCGTCTGGGGAGTACCTGGCGAGGGGGAGCTTCATGATATACGGCTCCAAGAACTACATACGGCACGTGAGGCTGGAGCTGGCCGTCGGGGTGAGGGACGACGGGGGCGTGAGGCGGATCGTCGCGGCGCCGCCCAAGTCGATAGCAGCGTTGGCGGAGAGGTATGTAGTCGTCACGCCGGGCTCGGGCGAGAAGAGCAGAGTCGCCAAGGAGATCGCGAGGAGGTGGAAGGCCGAGCAGCTGATAGACGAGATCATCGCCGCGTTGCCCGGCCCGTCGACTATCGGCGAGTGGGGCTCGGGACAGCCCATGGGCTGGGACGAGATAAAGGCCGCCTTCTCCACGTGGTGA
- a CDS encoding TIM barrel protein: protein MARVWLGPAGIPKYAKRAKDTVEGIRAVKELGLNAMEVEFVQGVRMGVEAAERAGEAARELGVKLSVHAPYFINLCSDEAEKVEASIKRLWDSVDRAHRMGAWIVVVHAAYYGKLGPDKCYDAVKERLGELTDKMLDEGIDDVFIGVEITARNNQFGSVEEAFGLAKELKRVRPVVDWGHLYARNGGTIDYGSVLDLWRTTFGDEHMHTHFTSVKYRNGRYVDEHEPISANMPPFEPLAEELSKRDVAITLICESPLLDQDALLMKEILEKHGVRLV, encoded by the coding sequence GTGGCCAGGGTCTGGCTAGGCCCCGCGGGGATCCCGAAGTACGCGAAAAGGGCCAAGGACACCGTCGAGGGCATTAGAGCCGTCAAGGAGCTGGGACTAAACGCCATGGAGGTCGAGTTCGTCCAAGGCGTTAGGATGGGCGTGGAGGCCGCCGAGAGGGCCGGCGAAGCCGCGAGGGAGTTGGGCGTCAAGCTTTCGGTCCACGCGCCCTACTTCATAAACCTCTGCTCCGACGAGGCCGAGAAGGTTGAGGCCTCTATCAAGAGGCTCTGGGACTCCGTGGATAGGGCCCACAGAATGGGGGCTTGGATCGTCGTGGTCCACGCCGCGTATTACGGCAAGTTAGGGCCCGACAAGTGCTACGATGCGGTGAAGGAGCGCTTAGGCGAGCTGACCGACAAAATGCTGGACGAGGGAATAGACGACGTGTTTATAGGCGTCGAGATAACGGCCAGAAACAACCAGTTCGGCAGCGTGGAGGAGGCGTTCGGGCTCGCCAAGGAGCTCAAGAGGGTGAGACCCGTGGTGGACTGGGGACACCTCTACGCCAGAAACGGCGGGACCATAGACTACGGAAGCGTGTTGGACCTCTGGCGCACGACCTTCGGCGACGAGCACATGCACACGCACTTCACCTCGGTCAAGTACAGGAACGGCAGATACGTCGACGAGCACGAGCCGATATCGGCCAACATGCCCCCCTTCGAGCCGCTGGCCGAGGAGCTGAGCAAGAGAGACGTGGCGATAACGCTCATCTGCGAGTCGCCTCTTCTGGATCAAGACGCCCTCCTCATGAAGGAAATCCTTGAAAAACACGGCGTAAGGCTCGTCTAG
- the truD gene encoding tRNA pseudouridine(13) synthase TruD, which yields MRKAPSFDVSLGLEWYITDTRPCGGVIKRAPEDFVVEEILEGGLVVSASGFGGIGGRPGPWLWVHVVKRDVDTLKLVEALRRSLGLRRGDIGIGGIKDARAVASQIISLFGVKPEDLPKIPGVEYKGFWYADSPVSPSRIAGNRFTLVLRDVDVECAAEALRALKASPLPNYYGYQRFGTVRPVSHLLGRALVRRDPDEFIEVMFCRVFEAESPAAREARELACRGDYSAALSKMPKSLLEERRLLKALASGENPWNAIMAVPYSILKIFVEAYQAYLFNKMLSLRLADGPLGAAEDDLVLEGGYPILAAKASDRQPVLPVPGSGLIIPESRARDYLRRVLGEEGLELRDFALSRVGVAGSYRRIFVSPVWISEDLSDGVAKFSFDMPRGSYATVVLREIVKPELPYRHGF from the coding sequence ATGAGGAAGGCGCCTAGCTTCGACGTATCTCTAGGTCTAGAGTGGTATATCACGGACACGCGCCCTTGCGGCGGCGTTATAAAGAGGGCGCCGGAGGACTTCGTAGTCGAGGAGATACTGGAGGGGGGCCTCGTGGTCTCCGCGTCCGGCTTCGGCGGAATTGGGGGGAGGCCGGGGCCTTGGCTCTGGGTGCACGTGGTGAAGCGCGATGTGGATACTCTGAAGCTCGTGGAGGCCTTGAGGAGATCTCTGGGGCTGAGGAGGGGCGATATAGGCATAGGCGGGATAAAGGACGCGAGGGCGGTCGCGTCGCAGATAATATCGCTGTTCGGGGTCAAGCCGGAGGATCTGCCGAAGATACCGGGCGTGGAGTATAAAGGCTTCTGGTACGCCGACTCGCCCGTATCGCCGTCGAGGATAGCAGGGAATAGGTTCACCTTGGTCCTGCGCGACGTGGATGTCGAATGTGCCGCCGAGGCTCTGAGGGCCTTGAAGGCGAGCCCTCTGCCGAACTACTACGGCTACCAGAGGTTCGGCACCGTGAGGCCCGTCTCCCACTTGTTGGGGAGAGCCTTAGTGCGGAGGGATCCCGACGAGTTTATCGAGGTCATGTTCTGCCGGGTCTTCGAGGCCGAGTCGCCGGCGGCCAGGGAGGCGCGCGAGCTGGCGTGTAGGGGCGACTACTCGGCCGCGTTGTCCAAGATGCCCAAGTCTCTCCTGGAGGAGAGGCGTTTGCTCAAGGCGCTCGCCTCGGGCGAGAATCCGTGGAACGCGATAATGGCGGTGCCCTACAGCATTTTGAAAATATTCGTGGAGGCGTACCAAGCCTACCTCTTCAACAAGATGTTGAGCCTCAGGCTCGCCGACGGCCCCCTCGGAGCCGCCGAAGACGACTTAGTCCTTGAGGGGGGCTATCCGATCCTCGCCGCGAAGGCCAGCGATAGACAGCCGGTGTTGCCGGTGCCGGGCTCGGGGCTTATAATCCCCGAGAGCAGGGCCAGAGACTATCTGAGGAGGGTTTTGGGCGAGGAGGGGCTCGAGTTGAGGGACTTCGCTCTATCCAGGGTGGGCGTCGCCGGGTCGTATAGGCGCATCTTCGTGTCGCCTGTCTGGATCTCCGAGGATCTCTCTGACGGCGTCGCCAAGTTCTCCTTCGACATGCCTAGGGGGAGCTACGCCACCGTCGTGCTAAGGGAGATCGTGAAGCCGGAGCTCCCGTATCGCCACGGCTTCTGA
- a CDS encoding DUF362 domain-containing protein → MITALGPDALPEIERKDALILLAVHSYIPVPSNPRPEMIEAILERLQGRDITITFSMSKSYFEKAVKILGLEKLASKYKAKIIQVQGNAKEKIELVSPTGRKVQVKALPQAFDESLMKIALAMPVSHSQVILYLSMPTAALNIVDPKDSQNLYEGFRPLYKYIADIYKMERNFVCVIDGKFVVEGDGPVKGFQRYWGLTIYGDNCGEVDYATSWGLGVPPFDLGYLYFYFDGKEPAVDIPKMLSDSRTKIKLSSNVGIQLSWKRQL, encoded by the coding sequence GTGATAACGGCTCTAGGGCCAGACGCGCTCCCTGAGATAGAGAGGAAGGACGCGTTGATATTGTTGGCGGTCCACAGCTACATCCCAGTCCCCTCCAATCCCCGCCCCGAGATGATCGAGGCGATCTTGGAGAGGTTGCAGGGACGCGACATAACTATAACTTTCTCCATGTCTAAAAGTTATTTCGAAAAGGCGGTTAAGATATTGGGTTTAGAAAAGCTTGCGAGCAAATATAAAGCAAAAATAATACAAGTTCAAGGGAACGCCAAGGAGAAGATAGAGCTCGTCTCGCCGACCGGGCGTAAGGTCCAAGTCAAGGCTCTGCCGCAAGCCTTCGACGAGTCCTTAATGAAGATAGCGTTGGCGATGCCGGTCAGCCACTCCCAAGTGATCCTCTACCTCAGCATGCCCACGGCTGCGCTCAACATCGTAGATCCCAAGGACTCGCAGAACCTCTACGAGGGCTTTAGGCCGCTCTACAAATACATAGCGGACATATACAAGATGGAGAGGAACTTCGTATGCGTGATAGACGGCAAGTTCGTGGTCGAGGGAGACGGCCCCGTCAAGGGCTTCCAGAGATACTGGGGCTTGACCATATACGGCGACAACTGCGGCGAGGTCGACTACGCCACGTCGTGGGGTCTAGGCGTGCCGCCTTTCGATTTGGGCTATCTATACTTCTACTTCGACGGGAAGGAGCCCGCCGTGGACATACCGAAGATGTTGAGCGATAGCAGGACCAAGATAAAGCTGTCCTCCAACGTGGGGATACAGCTCAGTTGGAAACGCCAGCTCTAG